Proteins encoded in a region of the Coffea eugenioides isolate CCC68of chromosome 4, Ceug_1.0, whole genome shotgun sequence genome:
- the LOC113769361 gene encoding cytosolic sulfotransferase 12-like: MYKIHRYLLHLVTNELNDQITSSTLSPGHAKDELPKVEKWWGFVDLYEYDGFWYRNDWLEGAIAAKSNLQAQDNDVLLSSQPKSGTTWLKALMVSIMGSHAAQTFNNINDAKDQYDLLEENFPHDLIPSLESLWHWEIFSNPLRASENPIQCPTLKGQPRLHQTHVPYSMLSESVKNSGCKIVYITRDPKDVLVSLWHFLNAAKKPEVPPYSMEDAFDSFRKGVHASGPFHDHVLGYWKESLARPDKILFLRYEDMKMNPRGEVTKLASFLGRPFINDDEADRIISRCSLERLKNMQVNKEGCTFNGMPRSSFFRRGVVGDWKNLFTPEMKERLDEITRKKFQGSGLDIYYP, from the coding sequence ATGTACAAAATTCACCGGTATCTCTTGCATTTGGTAACAAATGAGCTCAACGACCAAATTACATCATCGACCTTGTCTCCAGGCCATGCAAAAGACGAACTGCCAAAGGTGGAAAAATGGTGGGGGTTTGTTGATCTTTATGAGTACGATGGCTTTTGGTACAGAAATGATTGGTTGGAAGGAGCCATAGCtgctaaatcaaatttgcaGGCTCAAGACAATGATGTTTTGCTTtcatctcaaccaaaatcagggACTACCTGGCTTAAAGCTCTTATGGTCTCCATTATGGGCAGTCATGCTGCTCAGACTTTCAACAATATCAATGATGCCAAGGATCAGTATGAccttttggaagaaaattttcCTCACGACTTGATTCCATCTCTGGAGTCACTATGGCACTGGGAAATTTTTTCGAACCCATTAAGAGCATCAGAAAACCCAATACAATGCCCAACTTTAAAAGGTCAACCAAGATTACATCAAACTCATGTACCTTATTCAATGTTGTCTGAATCGGTCAAAAACTCAGGTTGTAAGATTGTATACATTACTCGAGATCCCAAAGATGTACTGGTGTCACTATGGCACTTCCTCAATGCAGCTAAGAAACCCGAGGTGCCGCCATATTCTATGGAAGATGCCTTTGATAGTTTCCGTAAAGGAGTTCACGCCTCTGGACCTTTCCATGATCATGTTCTTGGCTACTggaaagaaagcttagccaggCCTGATAAGATACTCTTTCTGAGGTACGAGGACATGAAAATGAACCCCAGAGGTGAGGTGACTAAGCTGGCTTCATTTCTTGGTCGCCCTTTTATTAATGATGATGAGGCTGATAGGATTATATCGAGATGCAGTCTTGAAAGGCTCAAAAATATGCAGGTAAACAAGGAAGGATGTACATTCAATGGGATGCCTAGGAGTTCCTTCTTCAGGCGTGGTGTTGTTGGGGATTGGAAAAATCTCTTTACACCAGAAATGAAGGAACGTCTCGATGAAATCACTCGCAAGAAATTTCAAGGGTCTGGTTTGGATATATACTATCCTTAA
- the LOC113769362 gene encoding cytosolic sulfotransferase 13-like, whose product MSSPVPSDLHELPKVENWWGFAILFRWEGFWYRSHTLEAAIAAKSSFQAEDDHVVLASQPKAGTAWLKSLVFCIINSNAMYQDDPLAKTFPHDLIPSIWSPIINSSSSPPKVYHVHRPYRMLPDSIKKIKVYDCIYYSRSQGCAGFIMTLV is encoded by the coding sequence ATGTCATCACCCGTGCCTTCTGACCTTCATGAACTCCCAAAGGTGGAGAACTGGTGGGGATTTGCTATTCTTTTCCGGTGGGAGGGCTTCTGGTATAGATCTCATACACTAGAAGCAGCCATAGCTGCTAAATCAAGTTTCCAAGCTGAAGATGATCATGTGGTGCTAGCATCTCAACCCAAGGCAGGAACTGCCTGGCTTAAAAGCCTTGTTTTTTGCATTATAAATAGCAATGCCATGTATCAGGATGATCCTTTGGCAAAAACATTTCCACATGACCTGATTCCTTCTATCTGGAGTCCAATCATCAATTCATCAAGCAGTCCACCAAAGGTATATCACGTTCACAGACCTTACAGAATGCTACCTGATTCCATCAAAAAAATCAAGGTGTACGATTGTATATATTACTCGAGATCCCAAGGATGTGCTGGCTTCATTATGACACTTGTGTAA
- the LOC113767761 gene encoding cytosolic sulfotransferase 5-like isoform X1: MHRYLLHLVTDEFKNQITSSTLSPCHAKDELPKVEKWWGFADLYEYDGFWYRIDWLEGAIAAKSNFQAQDNDFLLSSPPKSGTTWLKSLMVSIMDGHAAQTFNNINDAKDQYDLLEENFPHNLIPCLEMEIFNPLRASENPDLKAQPRLYQTHVPYSMLSESVKNSGCKIVYIARDPKDVLVSLWYFVNAAKKPEEEPYPMEDAFDSFCKGVHLFGPFHDHVLGYWKESLARPDKILFLRYEDMKMNPRGEVTKLASFLGRPFINDDEVDRIISRCSLERLKGMHVNKEGRADSGLPKSSFFRRGVVGDWKNHLTPEMKERLDEIAGKKFQGAGLDIYYP; encoded by the coding sequence ATGCACCGGTATCTCTTGCATTTGGTAACAGATGAGTTCAAAAACCAAATTACATCATCGACCTTGTCTCCATGCCATGCAAAAGATGAACTTCCAAAGGTGGAAAAATGGTGGGGATTTGCTGATCTTTATGAGTACGATGGCTTTTGGTACAGAATTGATTGGCTGGAAGGAGCCATAGCTGCTAAATCAAATTTTCAGGCTCAAGACAATGATTTTCTGCTTTCATCTCCACCAAAATCAGGAACTACCTGGCTTAAATCTCTTATGGTCTCCATTATGGACGGTCATGCTGCTCAGACTTTCAACAATATCAATGATGCCAAGGATCAGTATGAccttttggaagaaaattttcCCCACAACTTGATTCCATGTTTGGAGATGGAAATCTTCAACCCATTAAGAGCATCAGAAAACCCAGATTTAAAAGCTCAACCAAGGTTATATCAAACTCATGTACCGTATTCAATGTTGTCTGAATCGGTCAAAAACTCAGGCTGTAAGATTGTATACATTGCTCGAGATCCCAAAGATGTACTGGTGTCACTATGGTACTTCGTCAATGCAGCTAAGAAGCCCGAGGAGGAACCATATCCTATGGAAGATGCCTTTGATAGTTTCTGTAAGGGAGTTCACCTCTTTGGACCTTTCCATGATCATGTTCTTGGCTACTggaaagaaagcttagccaggCCTGATAAGATACTCTTTCTGAGGTATGAGGATATGAAAATGAACCCTAGAGGTGAAGTGACTAAGCTGGCTTCATTTCTTGGTCGCCCTTTTATTAATGATGATGAGGTTGATAGGATTATATCGAGATGTAGTCTTGAAAGGCTCAAAGGTATGCACGTAAACAAGGAAGGACGTGCAGACAGTGGGCTGCCTAAGAGTTCCTTCTTCAGGCGTGGTGTTGTTGGGGATTGGAAAAATCACTTGACACCAGAAATGAAGGAACGTCTCGATGAAATCGCTGGCAAGAAATTTCAAGGGGCTGGTTTGGATATATACTATCCTTAA
- the LOC113767761 gene encoding cytosolic sulfotransferase 5-like isoform X2, with protein MESQGVNQTDEFKNQITSSTLSPCHAKDELPKVEKWWGFADLYEYDGFWYRIDWLEGAIAAKSNFQAQDNDFLLSSPPKSGTTWLKSLMVSIMDGHAAQTFNNINDAKDQYDLLEENFPHNLIPCLEMEIFNPLRASENPDLKAQPRLYQTHVPYSMLSESVKNSGCKIVYIARDPKDVLVSLWYFVNAAKKPEEEPYPMEDAFDSFCKGVHLFGPFHDHVLGYWKESLARPDKILFLRYEDMKMNPRGEVTKLASFLGRPFINDDEVDRIISRCSLERLKGMHVNKEGRADSGLPKSSFFRRGVVGDWKNHLTPEMKERLDEIAGKKFQGAGLDIYYP; from the coding sequence ATGAGTTCAAAAACCAAATTACATCATCGACCTTGTCTCCATGCCATGCAAAAGATGAACTTCCAAAGGTGGAAAAATGGTGGGGATTTGCTGATCTTTATGAGTACGATGGCTTTTGGTACAGAATTGATTGGCTGGAAGGAGCCATAGCTGCTAAATCAAATTTTCAGGCTCAAGACAATGATTTTCTGCTTTCATCTCCACCAAAATCAGGAACTACCTGGCTTAAATCTCTTATGGTCTCCATTATGGACGGTCATGCTGCTCAGACTTTCAACAATATCAATGATGCCAAGGATCAGTATGAccttttggaagaaaattttcCCCACAACTTGATTCCATGTTTGGAGATGGAAATCTTCAACCCATTAAGAGCATCAGAAAACCCAGATTTAAAAGCTCAACCAAGGTTATATCAAACTCATGTACCGTATTCAATGTTGTCTGAATCGGTCAAAAACTCAGGCTGTAAGATTGTATACATTGCTCGAGATCCCAAAGATGTACTGGTGTCACTATGGTACTTCGTCAATGCAGCTAAGAAGCCCGAGGAGGAACCATATCCTATGGAAGATGCCTTTGATAGTTTCTGTAAGGGAGTTCACCTCTTTGGACCTTTCCATGATCATGTTCTTGGCTACTggaaagaaagcttagccaggCCTGATAAGATACTCTTTCTGAGGTATGAGGATATGAAAATGAACCCTAGAGGTGAAGTGACTAAGCTGGCTTCATTTCTTGGTCGCCCTTTTATTAATGATGATGAGGTTGATAGGATTATATCGAGATGTAGTCTTGAAAGGCTCAAAGGTATGCACGTAAACAAGGAAGGACGTGCAGACAGTGGGCTGCCTAAGAGTTCCTTCTTCAGGCGTGGTGTTGTTGGGGATTGGAAAAATCACTTGACACCAGAAATGAAGGAACGTCTCGATGAAATCGCTGGCAAGAAATTTCAAGGGGCTGGTTTGGATATATACTATCCTTAA